TGCCGGAAAATCGGCCGCCGACTTCATCTCTTCCTTCAACAGCTTTGTAGGCAATCCGTGGCGGCCTGTACTCTGGATGGTACTGTTCTTGCTCGCCACGCACTTCATCATTGTGAAAGGCGTGGAGAAGGGAATCGAGAAATCCGCCAAAATCATGATGCCCATGCTTTTCATCTTGCTGATAATCCTTGCCGTGTGCTCTGTCTCACTGCCCGGAGCAGGCGCGGGCATTGAGTTCCTGTTGAAGCCCGACTTCAGCAAAGTGGACGGCAATGTACTGTTAGGAGCCATGGGGCAGGCGTTCTTTTCGCTGAGTTTGGGGATGGGATGCCTTTGCACGTATGCATCTTATTTCAGGAGCGACACCAACCTCTCCAAGACTTCATTCAACGTTGCCGCCATCGACACGTTAGTGGCGGTATTGGCAGGCTTCATCATCTTCCCCGCCGCCTTTTCCGTAGGCATTCAGCCGGATGCAGGTCCAAGCCTGCTATTCATCACATTGCCCAATGTCTTCCAGCAAGCATTCGGCGGAGTCCCTTGGCTGGCTGTCCTGCTGTCTGTGATGTTCTACGTCCTGTTGGCATTGGCAGCATTGACCTCTACCATCTCCCTGCACGAAGTAGCCACAGCCTATCTGCACGAAGAGTTTGACTTTACACGTGGCAAAGCCGCAAAGTTAGTCACGGCGGGATGCATCTTCCTGGGAGCATTAAGTTCGCTCTCTTTAGGAGCCGGCAAGGAGTACACGATATTCGGCATGACCCTGTTCGACCTCTTTGATTTCGTGACCGCCAAAATCATGCTGCCCACAGGCGGATTCTTCATAGCCATCTTCACCGGCTGGTATCTGGACAAGAA
Above is a window of Bacteroides helcogenes P 36-108 DNA encoding:
- a CDS encoding sodium-dependent transporter; the protein is MTRNDRANFGSKIGVILASAGSAVGLGNIWRFPFETGNHGGAAFILIYLACVLILGIPIMIAEFLIGRHSRANTAGAYQKLAPGTLWRWIGRMGVLTGFLILGYYSVVAGWTLEFIGEAAANGFAGKSAADFISSFNSFVGNPWRPVLWMVLFLLATHFIIVKGVEKGIEKSAKIMMPMLFILLIILAVCSVSLPGAGAGIEFLLKPDFSKVDGNVLLGAMGQAFFSLSLGMGCLCTYASYFRSDTNLSKTSFNVAAIDTLVAVLAGFIIFPAAFSVGIQPDAGPSLLFITLPNVFQQAFGGVPWLAVLLSVMFYVLLALAALTSTISLHEVATAYLHEEFDFTRGKAAKLVTAGCIFLGALSSLSLGAGKEYTIFGMTLFDLFDFVTAKIMLPTGGFFIAIFTGWYLDKKIVWEEISNDGTLKVHIYRLLLFILKFIAPIGIAIIFINELGLLR